The nucleotide sequence TCCGCGGGGTGACGGTTCTTGCTGCGCAGCCGGCTGAGGTCGTTGTTTGCAGCCGGTCGAGGGGTCAGGCCAGCGATTCGCCGGTCTGGGGTTTGGTCGGTCATGCGTTCTCCACCTCTTGCTGCTCCGCCGTCGTAATGCGAGCAACGACTTCTTGAGTGATTGCGAACAGATCATCCGCGACGGATGCCGCCGTACGAGGTGACAGGGTTTCGGCGTTGGCATCGCCCCGACGCACTTCATACCATTTGGGTCCTTTACGAACGTGTTCGTCGAGCTCGTATACGAGCAGTCCTCGTTCGCGGGTGGCCTGGGCGGTTGCTTCGGAGTGCCTTACCGTGGCGTCGAAGACGACGTCTCGGTCAGAGTTGAACAGTGCGGCAATTTGTTCGCGGGCTTCTCGTTTGATGACGTGAGAGCTTGTACCGGTGTCCACGAGAACGACGCCGAGGAGATCAAGGCTCGGGTTTATGGCGAGCACGCCGTCGAGGCGCGCTGCTACCGCCTTGAGACCTTTACGGCTGGATGCATCGGTTTTGACGGGCACGAGCGCCCAGCGTGCTGCGGCCACTGCGGCGGTCTGAAGAGTCTCGTCGCCGGGTGGGCAGTCGAGAATGATCATGTCGTAGTTCGCGGCAAGGGGTTCAAGTATGTGGGCAAGGGCGAGTTTGGCGCCGTCGGGGTCTTTGTTCGCGCGCGCTGCGAGTCCCGCCGTGGCCTGGTCGAGCTGCATTCCGCCGGCAAAGACGTCCAGATTGGATCGGATTTCTGAGATCGGTGCCACTCCCCCGCCAAACATGAGGGCTTGGGCTAGAGCTCTACCTTGATCATCACTCTCAGAGTCGGTGTAACCGAGATCTTCAGCGAGGTTGCCTTGGGGGTCGAGGTCGACCAGCAGGACCCGATAGCCGCTGTGCGCGAGCATGCCGCCTATGTTGGCGCAGAGAGTGGTCTTGAGGACTCCCCCTTTCCCATTGATCACTGCGATCACGCGATCAAGGGCGCCGCGGTTGAGCGTGTTAGTCA is from Herbiconiux sp. A18JL235 and encodes:
- a CDS encoding ParA family protein — protein: MTNTLNRGALDRVIAVINGKGGVLKTTLCANIGGMLAHSGYRVLLVDLDPQGNLAEDLGYTDSESDDQGRALAQALMFGGGVAPISEIRSNLDVFAGGMQLDQATAGLAARANKDPDGAKLALAHILEPLAANYDMIILDCPPGDETLQTAAVAAARWALVPVKTDASSRKGLKAVAARLDGVLAINPSLDLLGVVLVDTGTSSHVIKREAREQIAALFNSDRDVVFDATVRHSEATAQATRERGLLVYELDEHVRKGPKWYEVRRGDANAETLSPRTAASVADDLFAITQEVVARITTAEQQEVENA